ATTGATGAAATATCGATCTAAATAGACGATCTCAAAGCTAAAAAGCTTGTACACAATCTCATGTCTGAAATTAACCCTTCCCTGAAGGAATACGATGACATTTTTCCATACAACACTTAGATGTCCTTATATCAGTAATAAGCTTCATATGGAGTAAAATTTGTTTGTACCAATCGATTTGCCAAATATCAATATTGTCTTATTTTATGCAGTAAATAAAGAACCCATTACGGGACTTCTGTTATTTACACAAAAATGGGACTTTTGCTGGAGACAGAGGCCCCGTTAACATCTGTCGTCTCACATCGCAACAAAGACGCTTTGTTCCAAGGGTATAAAATACCGCAAGGCCATTGTCAGATCCcgaatatgaaaatattaactttGAAGGGTCGATTTTATTTCGAAAATAGTAGTTACACTACTGTGTAATGGTGTGTATATACAACAGCTGCGGTGGGAATCGTTGTGCAAGATACAGTTGAAGGAACAGAGATTGTATCGTGCAATGTTGTCTTCGTAACTCGTAAAAGAACATGTGTTGCAAGTCTCAATCACACTTCTATTGACTTCATACTTGACTTGCGGCCTATAGTAAGAACCAGTTTAAAGAGTCCAACATGCCAATAAATTTTATCCTCCTTGCTTAAAGTTTTCTACAGgaggaaaaaaatcaatttccaattatatttcacatgaagCTTTTTGTGAGTGACTGGCGAATGATGAACCAGACTCAAAAGAGCACAATCGGTGGCTGCCGAGGAGACACTGAAAACGATCGATCGTAATGAAACATTTGCAGCGTTTTTTGGCATTTACTGAAAACAACCCATCGAAGGGAAACACACATAGACCCAAGTGTAAACAATTGAAGCCGTTATGACGTATGGTAATGCAATTGTTATGTACTGTCGTATTGGAAATTGACCAACAAGTACTGCGGGTATCAAAGTCTGGAAATTTGACCATCAATTATCTAAAACTGTCTTCTTCTACGTATTTACCCAGCTCTGCTCCAATTCTGACCTTTGCATTCTGCACCGCTGGGACATAAATATCGGAATTCAATATACAGAGAAATCCGATTGGAGCCGTCAGGGCGATTTCGATTCCGTCCGTTGAAGCAGTTGAGGAACATAATTACGATAGCAATGCCGTGATCACACAGATCAACATCGTAAAACATGTCGTTTCTATTTAGAATCTTTCTCGCTAGAAATGTTTGATTAGTTCTTTTACACGAAAATTCTTCAAGCAGTCTAAAccttcaaaataataaaattataatAAGTAAGTGTTTAACTACACGTTCGTTGGGCCACTGGATCCCAATTCCTCTTACACAAAACATGACTATATGATTATCATAAGAAgctttttattaattttcacatGTAAAAGTACAAATACTGTTATACAACCAAACTACAGAACTGACAATTGACTTGGATTGCCTGTATCCAGTTGACAATGAGACAATAAAAACAGCAACATAGCTCCTAAGGTAACGGAATTAAAAAGCACACATATAATAAAGCATCAGTGTAAGATACCCAAGTAATGCaggaataaaacacaaaaacTTCCAActttggttttaaaaataaagtggTTGACTTCCCAACTTTTTAGTTTAAATCAAATAACAAACGGTCACAGAAAAAAGACGaaacaaattataaaattcTTGAAACCACAAATAAATCCTgcgttttgaaaaaaaaattccctctGCAATACTTGGGCAAATcaagaaaagtgaaaaaaatattaaaattttaataactAGGTCTGTTTGGCAAACAACTCCACAGAAAACATGAACCAACATATACATGATGGATTCGAAATGTAAAACTACTAATTCTACACAACAACCTTCAGAATAGCAAGAGCTGTCTATTGGTAAACAATGGGCTTTATTAGAGGTATTCTTGGTATACCATTCTTTATCCATAAGTATTTGGAATAAATAAATTGTGAATTCATAAATGTTGGAAACGAGAGTCCGTGaattacatttcaaaaattaataaatgtttgAAACCAGAGTCCGtgatttgtatttcaaaacacTTCTTTCGTATAATGAAAGTGTACTAGCAGAGAGTTCTATGGTCCATCAAACAAAACCTCTATTCTTATCTAGTTCATACACGTAACATATAGCACACAACAAGATGGGTACAAGTACATTAGCAGATTATGTATCAGAGTACTGGATGAGAAAGGGGGTCTCCCAGCAACATTTGGTGCAATGCAAAGCAGATCTATATAGCAGGACTACACCAGCAAAAGTTGAGCACAGCTGTATTGCCAAACAACCGACCTTCACAAAATGGAatgaataattgaaaaattcttaacaatcaagaaaaataaacagatgaacaagaaaaattgaaatacattaaAAGAGTTCATTTTAAAACATCGGAAAATCAAGGTGGGAAAAGCTTCTTACCTTGAAGTTTTTGTTTCAGATTTCAACTCATTTTGAAAACAATCATATATTCATAACTTTTGTTGTCAACTCCACTCTCAATTGAATTTTCAACACGGTTTACAAGTTctaatttgtttcatttttgtaaaatcaatACCCAGTAATTGCATGCACAAAATTGCAAGCATCAATTTCAAAAGTACAGAAATTGGCACAAATATTTAACCCTTGTTTACAAAATAGCTGCACAGCTAAAGTATGGAAAACATTCAacagaaaaatttaaatatattgcTTGATAAAAAGTCATATGTAACAGATAGGTAACTGTATATTCAACACGACGTAACAGCTTATCTATTAGCAAAAAGATCTTACTAATAAAAAGAGCATTTAATAAGTTTAtacaaatttgcatattttgtttGACAATTATTTAATTGCTTTAGTTGAATGAATTGGAAGTCCACTTCATGATTATATAGTAGTTAACAAAAATGGTAAAGTTAACCTTTGTGTgatgtttaaaattttcttgtgctaaaaaatcaaatattaatcTAAAATTAGGCATGACTTTACACTAAAGAGCCAAACATATATGGAGTATAAATGAAAACCtggtttacatttacatgaataaaATCTCTTGTTTTTGGTCTCTTTAGAAGATTAAAATTGTTCCCACTTAAAGTGCCAGTAGTATAATACCTATGAGTATCTTCtcttaaaatataaatatataacaatatCTATAAAGAGGCCCGTTCTTCGAACAACTTTATACCTATACGGAATATAACATTACCTTGGAATGTttgccaatatatatataaatatgaattatcattTTCTTGGATTATCACACAGCAACAGAATTTGTTCTCATAATCAACTTTTATCTAATTCTTTTCCAGAATATGCATCATCTTTTGAAGACCAGGATACACCTAAAAACAAACATCAGTGTACCTCTGCTCTTCAAAAGACCTTCatctaaattcttcaaaatatgTACACACAAAAGCTCTAAAAAATTTGTGACATTTTTATAAGCTTTACAACAGTGGTTCATAGCTTGGGAACTTCTGCTGCTAGAAAAAAGCTAGCATCTGGAAGAACAGTTTGGCATTCATAAAATCATGAATTGTATCTAGCCAGCCTCCGGCTATCAGCAGATTGTTCTATAATTGAACATTGGTAAGGTTTACCTTATCCATTTTATGAATGGTGTTCATGATGTCAACAGAATCAAACCCTTTTCTACGGAAACAGAAGTGGTCATATCAATGTTCCCAGTACTTAAAGAATATAAAACGAAActtaaaaacgaaagtaaatgCATTCCAATAGCTTTAGCTGTAATTGGTTAAACGTAAAATCAAATGATGGTCAACTGAGTAAAAACTTCCCAACAAAACAAGACAaacaaaagttatgaataattcTTTGTGCCGAAAAAACAACTAAAAGGAAATCAAGACATATATGTTCTCaacgattttaaactttttgcaCTTGTGTCCAAACTTTCTACTTGACACAGAAAACACAGTACAGACTGAAAATAAATAGACATGATCTAATCACGTCGACCCATAAATTACATACACACAGGTCTCTGAAAATGTTGTGCACAGTTTTGAATCAGGATGACCACTCAATCCTTGATTTTTTACTACTGGACACAAGTGCAATTTTTCGTAATAAGTTATTCTAAGCACTTTTCATTTTGGtggtatatatttacatataaattaaGAAACAAAGAAAACCAAAGCAGCAGATATATGTGTGAAAACAAAATTAGGTGTCAACTGGCAAAGTAAAAGCAACATAGTCTTCATCCACTGAACAGAAATCTAAGATACATTTAACAGAGTTTTGGGAAAATTAATATGAATTGTTGCAACATACTctttttacaaacaaaattccATGACCTGGTTCTATTCTAACAACAGCATCTACACCAAGTTcatgaaaacaataaattaaaaccatttataatATGTATATCTTTAAAGAATATAATAAGAAGGAAAATAAATAAACACTGAACACAACATAAATGAAATGTAAGTTGACCAaatcaataataataaatatttggtATTTCATTCATGAAAGATATGAGTTTCTTGGTTTTCAATGTTCATGGTTTTTTGTGTCATGTTTCAAATGAGATTCTTCATTAACAAATACTATAACACACATTTTTGTATATGCCAACAAtagtaaacatttcaaaaagtGTCTGTGTTATATTTGGCAGCTCATGTAGATCATTGCACATACAAATGACTTCTCTTTTTCTCCAACAACTAGTAATATTGCAAATACTGGATTTCTCTCCGATATAAAAATTCTACTAAAGGAATAAAATGTCATAGGACTTTCAAGAAAAGATCTCTTACAATGTCCTCACTTtgaatacattatatttttctctcaaagATTGAAAAAAGAGTAGAATAATCATTATGCATCATGACTAGAGAGTGGGATTTTAGTATTGTGTATATGTTACTTAAATCTTCATCTTGTTGGTTTTGAATGAGACTTGTAAAACGCGGTTGCCGAGGGCAAATCCATTCAGGCTCTGAATAGCCATAAGTGATTCATCATAATTTGTCATGGTAACAAAACCGAATCCTTTGCACTTCTGGGACTGAAAGTCACGAATGACCTTGACATTCTGTACTGCACCAAAAGGTCCAAACAGCTGCCACAGTGTGCTATCCTCCGTTTCGGGTGCTAAATTGTACACAAAAATGCACCATCCTGCTCCATTGAGTGCACTTCCCGCGGTGGCTGCTGCAGCGGTTGGAATTAACGTGTTAGCGGTTCCTAGAATGGACCCAGCATCAAGGGGAGAATATCTGGaaaggaaaatttaaaaaaatcaaaacctcAAATGCACAAATGTATCATCCAAGTACTTATTTTAAgttccgttttttttttttaaattcagatataaaatcTAGTACACCACTGAAAAACATAAGAAGATgatttaaatattaaaaaaaaaattggtggcATCCTGAATTCCTATTCATTACTCATTGTACTGTCTATTAAAAGCATGATACTATTTATATAGCCCAATCTTTATATAATAAAAACCAATTTCATGATGCTCACAATATGTCCAAGGCTCAGCTTGCAAAGAAGTTTCAAACAAAGCCCCAAACATATATCTAGGCGTTAGTAGAGAATATTAATCAATAATGATCAATAGACCTCATTGTATTAAGTGTGTGTTACAACAACCATGCAAGTAGAATTAGGTTATTTGACAAAAAAGCAcagaatttttttaatcaaactaAGTACACTGGAAATGTTACATAAAAATGGTTGACAGTTTAATTAGTGATTCAGCCACTAGTTGTTTCCAACTTCTAAAGAGAAAGCTCTTGTATTACAAGAAAATGCTGCGCTTTTATTAAACTGGTTGGGAAACATAGCTTTTGTAAAAGCTGAAAAAGCAGAAAAATTTACTATGAAATTCTGACATCAGACAATACACAAAATGAAAGTATTTAATGAATGCAAAGCTTCTTAATTGATAAGTAATTAATTTTTCCCATCAAATATGAAtgattttcatattcaaaaggGAGAACGTAATTTAAGAACAGAAAAAAAGATGAAACCAAAAGATATCCAGTaataaataaaactaaaaatatataaatatacaaaattttatagaaattaaaattaaaaattgttcatttcttaagcaTTCTTGTACCAAACGCGTAATTTGGAATTTTTCATCATTCGTTTTGTGTATTTCAGCTGATGGCATGGTGTTGCCTGCAAAATCCGGCCATCACAGccattgttcgttatctacatCCAAAATAAACCATGATGAGAAAAAAACTGCACGTCACCCCTTTGTCATGTACATGATATGAATGAAGAAGTATTAAACTGGTACAAGAATGTATAAATCATTATGAACCTGATCCGACTAGATGGGTGATGAATTGGGCCTAGAAACCTGCGAGTTTGTGGAAGGTACGGGGCCAGTGTCAGTGGTGTGAGGGCTGCTCCATTCTTGTTCGAACTCGGGGAGTTTGCAAATTTTACTGTGATTGGTTCAGTGGCTCCATCTGGAATAGTTCCGTTTAGCTTCTGAATTGCTCGTTCCGCTTCCACTCGTTGATCAAATCTGATGAATCCCACTCCTTTGGAAAGACCtacataaaaatgtttaatgtaaCATTTCCTTCAAAGCAATTACCATGATTGAGGcaagatattttacaaaaatgactTTAAAACCGAATGCAATAAATTGTGAAAATGGCAAATCTTTTAACCTTTGATATGATCTTATCATGAAATggaatgaatataaaatatttataaagttGGCAATCATATAGAGACTCAGTTTAGAGATTAATATATTCACTTGAATGGAAGCAGATGAAAACATGCACTTATCAAATCATTGGTCCATCAAAGCAatagttgaaaatgttcatcaTTTGGCATTTGCCACCTACAGTTTTTGGCAACATTAAGAATATGTATTAAGTTTGTAATCCTCTTTTCCTATGAATTTCAGTATGGTAAACAATTGGAACAATAATGAGACAAGGCTGATGATCAAAGTgatcatgattttaagaatGTATGAGTATAACCATTTTATCAAATGGTGGCAGATACCAAACAAAAAGTAGTTTTGTGTCTGGCCCAAAATAAGAGTAATCAATCAAACTAATCACTTGATGAACAACAAGAAGATGCCTAAGGTAAAAGCCAACAGGAATATCAGTATTGAACTTTCAATAAATGCtcaaaaatgtacaaaaaaacTTAACATCTAACCAAGAAGTAAGGAACTTGAAATAAACTTGAAAGAAACTCAAACAGGTCACATAATAGTCAGTCCTGCATTTAGTATCAGAATTCTATGAAAAGAATCCTTGATACAACATGCAAGCAGACAACACTGCACGGAAACAGAAACTAAACGCATGTCTAACCTGTGTTATTATCATACAAAATTCTGGAAGTAATGATTTTCCCACATTGTGAGAAGAATCCCTCCAATTCTTGTTGGGTCATAGACTTGGGCAAGCCACAGATATAAAGGTTGGCACCTTTTATACCTTCACTACTTGGACGAGCAAGTGACACCTGGGAGGATAAAGGAGAAGTGTTAAAGCAATCCCTACCAAGATTACCAAACAAAACTGCTTAAGGCAGCTCTAAGTCTAATGCACTCTTCTGTGAGGGGAGGAAGGAAGTGTCTGCATTTTGTGAGGAATACTCTAACACAGGAAGGGGAACCACCCTGGCAGCTTTGGGCCTCCACTGTAGTCTTGAGTTTCAGTCTTAGTACCTGTATTTTGGTCATAAAGAATTCTGGATGTAATGATCTGTCCGCAATCACTGAACATTTTCTCTAGGTCCAGTTGGGTTAAACTCTTGGGTAACCCCGATATATACAGATTGGCCCCTTTAATACTTTCACAACTTGGTCTTGCTAAAGACACCTGAAagtaaggaaatgaaaattgacacacacacacacacagaaaataaaacaaatagaaaaaaaattaacaagtaaatgacaaaattaaaagtcgaaaaatgataaaataacaatgaatgaaaatcaattCTTGAACAAAGAGAAAGGTTTTTAGAAGTTCGCCCAACTTCCATTTAACTCAATACTTCCCCAAAATGGCAGCTTTTTAAGTGTTTAAAATACATGTTGCTTGTTATAAGACAATatgtaaaatcaaatcaaaaaaagttttatgttcataaaaatttgaaattcctTATCAATCTTTAATTAAACACGGTTTGTAAGGAGTcaaacatccccccccccctcttttttattattattatgaatgGATTCCTTAAATTTCCTTTTATTAAATTTAAAAGCTATTGCAACAGATATTTGAAGTATCTAAAATGAAAGTTAAAAATGAATCATTTCCTTTCATACAAgacataaaatatcattttactaAGACTCCATCCGGCTGCAtgcagattattttttttaatgtgtttttcTTAATTAATGGACACCCATAGAGACCCACAGACTAGATTTGAAGGGCtccaaaatattgtaaacaagGGATTTCTGTCATGGTTGCAAAAAACATCAAAGCATACCACAATGATAAAATTTCCaatcaacactttacacgaatAGTTAGTGGTTAAACCATTCTATGTTTAAAGTATAACATATTTAGTCTTATGCTTATCATTCAGAGGGCAATTGCTTGCacaataaattttctttttgctTTGGCTGAAGGAGAGTAATCTATAGAGAATGGACTGACAAAAATCTCTCTGAACCTCCAAGTTTATTTTCCAATAATTCTGACAAATGGGAatctatttttcaattcatgcCAGAGAACAATATCGTAGGGTAGATTGGAGAGGGAGAAAGCTAGTGGGAGCCTCGATTCCATGGTCGAATAGTGTGTTGTTCTTCACAGTAGATTACCTTCTGCTGTTTGTGGAGGCATGTCCTCAAATGTTGAAAAACATTCTCTGCTTATTAACATtgcattgaagaagaaaaaaaaaatcacaacgCATTTGCAAAGATTCAATTTGTAGACATTCTGAAATGGCATGGGGTGTATTTTCTATGATGAGCATATTTAAATTAATAGATCTTGCTCTGGCAAGAAATCCAtgtattcaaatttattcataaaataaattgcATTACTAAGTTTTATCAGTGCAACACCTGTGCACATATTTACCGACAATGCATCAGAATCCCGAAATCCTGATGCTGACTGAAGTTTTAATCAGAATATTTACCAACAGGAGTGAAATAAAGCCAAACATTGCCAAAGAAAAAACCCCTAACCAAACTCTACCAGACAACAACACAGCGTGTTatgggaactcttcagaaaagtGCTGCTATTTCAACATGCTCAAGAACCCCTTGAAATTCAGATTATCTGATGATATTAGAAACaattttgatatgcaatttgtgcatgcatgtatacataaaattatCCTACCCTAAActtatataaaatgtatagaaatggaaaattttaacatttgaaaaacaatttcatCGGAAAAAGACCTTCTGTTCAACACATTTCAACTCACTAACTGCATACACTGTTGGGTCAAAACTTTTTCTGCACAATGACAGATGTTGCATGTTTGAGGTAGTATGATAAAATAGTGCCAAACTTCTCACTTTCAAATGCTTGAACCCTTtatatgttgtacatgtactgtcaaCTCCTACAGTACCCAAGTCATCAGTACACCTCACAATTCCATTTATAGATGTTATAATAGGGcccaaaaaaaaatacaaaaatgttggtttccactttcctaACCGACCCTAAAAATTTCTGCCGACCccaacacatttttttccattctcagattttgcaaatgtcatcactacaacaaaagtatatttattgactttttaagttatttattatgcactaacagattccaaaacacaggaacagtttttgtttacagtacagTGGAAGAAATGTTTTGATTCATCATATAACATTTATTTGATTACTAGACAATCACTGTTTTATGCAAAGTAGAAtactaaatcattaaaaaataatttaagctataaaatcaaaaaaaaaaaaaaaaaaaaaaaagaagaaaagaaaagctacctacctacctaccgacccttcaactttttttttaggtgatagtggaaaccaacatatatttttttttggcctagATAAGAATACCATATTTCATCTACCAGTGTGAAAGCACTACTCAACTGCAAGAACTCACTACACATCTTAATACCAAAAGAGACAGTCAGTATTTGGGGATAGTTATAACAAATGCTGttagaaataaaatcaaaaatacatCGTAATTCAatatgtaatacaaaataaaactttgagaTTTATAAACTGTTACACTCCTGTAAATCATAAAAACATACCGTATATGCAGAATTTTTTAGTGAGGATTAAATTTTGGAATTATTAGGAAGGGTGTTTTGATCGCTAACAATTTATCCACATCTTAGGTAATAGTTGTCTTTTTTGGAATTATGAAATTGCTAAAATCAGCTCTAGCTCTCATTTTTTGGGGGAATCGCaaaatttgtgtctcgctaaaaattccatTTATACGGTATAAAAgaattatctttaaaaatattaaaaagtatataaaaagCTGAAATTAATCAAAAGAGTTAGTTTGATCCATTACCAAGTTTAGTCAAATTTCACCCAGCTATGTTGTATATTCTACCGTATGTGCACTTCCTTCATATCAAAATCTAGTACATATTAATGATGCAAATCAactgttttacaaaataaacaaagctGTTGCTCACTACATTATTTCTAGCAATCAAATTAATATGCTTCATAACATAAAAAGGACGTCTTAAATCAATtctcacaaaaaattattttgaaaccATTACCCTGGGATATACTGCTAAAATATTTCAGGAAATAAAAAAGCTAGTGTGGTTCTCTAACCTTAATGAGCTTGTTCTGCAGACGTAGTCCATTTAATGTGTTGATGGCTTTCTCCGCATCAGCAGGATTCTTGTAGTTAACAAATCCATACCCCAAACTCTGTCCTGAAATTCAGTTAATGcatttatatcaaattcatgttttcaaatataaattacatacctataaatatcaatataagcAGATTTTAATTCTTTCCTTAATACTACTTTCTTGCACAAATCTAGATGGCTGTTAAGACACTAGACTATGAATGGATTTATTACTGAACATGTGCAGGTGATATTTGATCATACATTCTTATGTACTTGTAGTGCTTCTAAAACTTGCATATTATCACTACTGTTATCTATCTATCATTTTTTAAGAGGGGACCTGAAAATATCATGCCTCTCTTTTTCATTGTCGCATTAGTTTTGAACCACACACTCCCTAAAAACCAGGCGAGGGAATTCATTCAATAAAAATcatgtattcataatttttcgTAGAATATTAATTTTTCCTGTAGGCTGCAGAGTTATTGCAACCCATACTGGGTGTATTGTAGTTATCTCTGTCCATTTGGTAAGTGTCCACAAGTTTTATTATCAACAAAATTGACCTCTATgacaaaatcacaaaatttgATACCCCCCTTCCATGATCCTAAACTATACAGCAAAATTGGTGCAACTAGAAATATTGTGTAacccatacaaatacacatacttTGAATTCTATTGCAAAAACTACTGGGGTTTTTTTCCCTAGTACAAGTCTAGATAAGACAGGTCTCACTGTATTTAGTTGAAATTTTCCACCACTCTTTTTTGAATATCTACAAGATTAAACACATGAAAATGGATTCCTTCACCGACTCCCTTTCGTCCCCACTTCTCATTACAATTGTCACCATGGAATCAAGACAAATTTGCTCGAATACACTATTCTTGTCTCAAGAACTGAATCTCATATATTTCAATTTGTATTGTGGGTGgaatattgaatttaaaaaacccaaTTGAGATTGAAAAAAGGGAGAGATGTCaaagtttctaaatgaaatatagCTTGGGTTAAAACCCCAGTAATGAATCTTCTCACACTTTCAGGAATACTCTGTGCCATGTATAGATTCCACTGATGGATCCCAGCCAGTAAAACAGAATACTACTGGATTCTTTGGTTACACACAGCTAAATTGAATTGTGCTTATCAAGTGTTTCTAGGTTAATAACTGAAAAAGGGCTTAGCATAAGATATCTTTGTTAGAAGTGCACAAGTAGCTTATCAAATAACTTTAGTGAAGAACTCCAtatttcacaaaatcagtttagGGGACCACAGCAATAAAACAATTTCCATGAAAACAGTAGAATTGGTAGAGAAACTAAACAGAGTGAAACTGTCCAGCTACCAGAACTTGTCAACATTTAATCTTTGAGTCCCCTTAATAGGTTTCCTTTAGGTAACCCACCAGTCAATATAGAAACACTGCTCCTGGTAATTGTGCAATAATTCCTTGATTAACTTTTCATAGAGATAGGAATTGTGTTTGAAAATTATAGTACTTTAATGACCCAGGACTGACAACCCATAGAGGAAGAACTAACCTACTGAAAGAGTCTACAGTTGTCAACTATCATGCTGGTCACTAAACTATAGTAAGACCAGCCCTACTCCCATCATGAAAAGTTGGACACCTTAAGAAGGGTCTCATATTCTGGTAACCCAATGCATTCACATATTTCAAGTCAGATTGTTTAAatacaatttcaaataaaatatacaacacATTAAATATACCATTTGACCACCACCactgtaagttttttttttttttttaaatacttgtaGCTTCTAAATTAGACACAAAGCTTTCAAGGGTTCTTAGTGCAATAAACTATTAAAAGGCAATAAGAATGTGTGTTTGTGATATAGACAGCAGCAGTGAAGAATTGAAATGCACAAGAATTAAAGCGAAGCAGGAGAAGAAAAATCAGTCACTCAGTCTACGAAAAAACTCCAGTTGCTCATGC
This genomic window from Ostrea edulis chromosome 4, xbOstEdul1.1, whole genome shotgun sequence contains:
- the LOC125669926 gene encoding ELAV-like protein 1 isoform X6, with product MISFPNLMTLPQQQKLISQPLPDLQSLDHHPIQSLHQNGGTTSPSSTGSQNDDRPSNTNLIVNYLPQTMTQEEIRALFSSIGEVESCKLIRDKPTGQSLGYGFVNYKNPADAEKAINTLNGLRLQNKLIKVSLARPSSEGIKGANLYICGLPKSMTQQELEGFFSQCGKIITSRILYDNNTGLSKGVGFIRFDQRVEAERAIQKLNGTIPDGATEPITVKFANSPSSNKNGAALTPLTLAPYLPQTRRFLGPIHHPSSRIRYSPLDAGSILGTANTLIPTAAAATAGSALNGAGWCIFVYNLAPETEDSTLWQLFGPFGAVQNVKVIRDFQSQKCKGFGFVTMTNYDESLMAIQSLNGFALGNRVLQVSFKTNKMKI
- the LOC125669926 gene encoding ELAV-like protein 3 isoform X4; this encodes MISFPNLMTLPQQQKLISQPLPDLQSLDHHPIQSLHQNGGTTSPSSTGSQNDDRPSNTNLIVNYLPQTMTQEEIRALFSSIGEVESCKLIRDKPTGRFSPYEVPSHLTTARQSLGYGFVNYKNPADAEKAINTLNGLRLQNKLIKVSLARPSSEGIKGANLYICGLPKSMTQQELEGFFSQCGKIITSRILYDNNTGLSKGVGFIRFDQRVEAERAIQKLNGTIPDGATEPITVKFANSPSSNKNGAALTPLTLAPYLPQTRRYSPLDAGSILGTANTLIPTAAAATAGSALNGAGWCIFVYNLAPETEDSTLWQLFGPFGAVQNVKVIRDFQSQKCKGFGFVTMTNYDESLMAIQSLNGFALGNRVLQVSFKTNKMKI
- the LOC125669926 gene encoding ELAV-like protein 1 isoform X1 — protein: MISFPNLMTLPQQQKLISQPLPDLQSLDHHPIQSLHQNGGTTSPSSTGSQNDDRPSNTNLIVNYLPQTMTQEEIRALFSSIGEVESCKLIRDKPTGRFSPYEVPSHLTTARQSLGYGFVNYKNPADAEKAINTLNGLRLQNKLIKVSLARPSCESIKGANLYISGLPKSLTQLDLEKMFSDCGQIITSRILYDQNTGLSKGVGFIRFDQRVEAERAIQKLNGTIPDGATEPITVKFANSPSSNKNGAALTPLTLAPYLPQTRRFLGPIHHPSSRIRYSPLDAGSILGTANTLIPTAAAATAGSALNGAGWCIFVYNLAPETEDSTLWQLFGPFGAVQNVKVIRDFQSQKCKGFGFVTMTNYDESLMAIQSLNGFALGNRVLQVSFKTNKMKI
- the LOC125669926 gene encoding ELAV-like protein 3 isoform X8 codes for the protein MISFPNLMTLPQQQKLISQPLPDLQSLDHHPIQSLHQNGGTTSPSSTGSQNDDRPSNTNLIVNYLPQTMTQEEIRALFSSIGEVESCKLIRDKPTGQSLGYGFVNYKNPADAEKAINTLNGLRLQNKLIKVSLARPSSEGIKGANLYICGLPKSMTQQELEGFFSQCGKIITSRILYDNNTGLSKGVGFIRFDQRVEAERAIQKLNGTIPDGATEPITVKFANSPSSNKNGAALTPLTLAPYLPQTRRYSPLDAGSILGTANTLIPTAAAATAGSALNGAGWCIFVYNLAPETEDSTLWQLFGPFGAVQNVKVIRDFQSQKCKGFGFVTMTNYDESLMAIQSLNGFALGNRVLQVSFKTNKMKI
- the LOC125669926 gene encoding ELAV-like protein 1 isoform X2; the protein is MISFPNLMTLPQQQKLISQPLPDLQSLDHHPIQSLHQNGGTTSPSSTGSQNDDRPSNTNLIVNYLPQTMTQEEIRALFSSIGEVESCKLIRDKPTGRFSPYEVPSHLTTARQSLGYGFVNYKNPADAEKAINTLNGLRLQNKLIKVSLARPSSEGIKGANLYICGLPKSMTQQELEGFFSQCGKIITSRILYDNNTGLSKGVGFIRFDQRVEAERAIQKLNGTIPDGATEPITVKFANSPSSNKNGAALTPLTLAPYLPQTRRFLGPIHHPSSRIRYSPLDAGSILGTANTLIPTAAAATAGSALNGAGWCIFVYNLAPETEDSTLWQLFGPFGAVQNVKVIRDFQSQKCKGFGFVTMTNYDESLMAIQSLNGFALGNRVLQVSFKTNKMKI
- the LOC125669926 gene encoding ELAV-like protein 1 isoform X5, which encodes MISFPNLMTLPQQQKLISQPLPDLQSLDHHPIQSLHQNGGTTSPSSTGSQNDDRPSNTNLIVNYLPQTMTQEEIRALFSSIGEVESCKLIRDKPTGQSLGYGFVNYKNPADAEKAINTLNGLRLQNKLIKVSLARPSCESIKGANLYISGLPKSLTQLDLEKMFSDCGQIITSRILYDQNTGLSKGVGFIRFDQRVEAERAIQKLNGTIPDGATEPITVKFANSPSSNKNGAALTPLTLAPYLPQTRRFLGPIHHPSSRIRYSPLDAGSILGTANTLIPTAAAATAGSALNGAGWCIFVYNLAPETEDSTLWQLFGPFGAVQNVKVIRDFQSQKCKGFGFVTMTNYDESLMAIQSLNGFALGNRVLQVSFKTNKMKI